In Vanrija pseudolonga chromosome 4, complete sequence, a single window of DNA contains:
- the gst3_0 gene encoding Glutathione S-transferase 3, which translates to MPNITVHHLNHSRSDRILWLLEELGLPYTVKVHYRTKQGFAPQSLRDVSDIAKSPVLEIDGVVLTESGAITHALLSRYWTPGRGLERMPSETSIFWGYFSEGTLMLHLQPARTAQLGARIFAADDTLTAAEKAGTQKFYEWFQGMARTTVDPALAKVESYLARQAPGVGFSGTTELGEGDFMLAFALNNIAYGGKVRLYSLGPASLAWVDRMRARPAFQRAQQRIKDEEAWQRAPKL; encoded by the exons ATGCCGAACATCACAGTCCACCACCTCAACCATTCGCGCTCGGACCGCATCCTTTGGCTCctcgag GAACTCGGCCTTCCGTACACTGTCAAGGTACACTACCGCACCAAGCAGGGGTTCGCGCCGCAGTCCCTGCGTGATGTGAGCGACATTGCCAAG TCCCCCGTGCTCGAGATCGATGGTGTGGTCCTCACCGAGTCGGGTGCAATCACGCACGCTCTACTCTCGCGGTACTGGACGCCCGGGCGCGGGCTGGAGCGCATGCCCTCCGAGACGTCCATATTCTGGGGCTACTTCTCCGAGGGCACGCTCATGCTCCACCTCCAgccggcgcgaacggcgcagctcggcgcgcgcatctttgccgccgacgacacgctcacggccgccgagaaggcggGCACACAAAAGTTCTACGAGTGGTTCCAGGGCATGGCGCGGACCaccgtcgaccccgcgctcgcaAAGGTCGAGTCGTACCTCGCTAGACAGGCCCCGGGGGTCGGCTTCTCCGGCACGACCGAGCTCGGGGAGGGTGAT tTCATGCTGGCATTCGCGCTCAACAATATCGCGTATGGTGGCAAAGTACGCCTGTACTCGCTCGGcccggcgtcgctcgcctgGGTCGACaggatgcgcgcgcggccggcgttCCAGCGCGCCCAGCAGCGtatcaaggacgaggaggcgtgGCAGAGGGCGCCAAAGTTGTAG
- the Ars2 gene encoding Serrate RNA effector molecule, giving the protein MSGHASLPSKPVDAPPSRSPERGHDDSRPGFSRSGFAPVAHRHEDVATYYENAPPQPSRGYETTPDRWDSRREVEDRWDGDYDRKRRRSPSPSYSHQRPRKRSPSPSRPHQSHALPDPASIDSLLTFRQFAEWFRASHPQTARSDDEDLRRIRNDVESGLLPESVLIEKHGMAKRYERYRKEYTSRQLFTIYLTHRDESWFKERYSPSSESGALRRRVNRQGRVPAVQQYIDELREGKWDDINFDQSDDTRIPRDEPEGLDRALGEDSAWDPLRIEVPPRPGQVFVKTVPPSTSRPDLEGVFAAHPGFQWLALSEPSAKKSFHRVGWAQYEDGVDVEEAVKAIDGSKVDNFTFHMGVNATPIIGRIRVTPPVANTLYRLEADAANARDLARRLEDELLEDATPAPEAEGEAAEKDAETKDSTPGIRERGSDVVADVVARLLARDSLDGDELDEEQQLRRAKITLDQYLAYLRNGLNTCYYCVVPTAFPEELQRKCVGHVRAQPEEPSAATEEKTRGDENGRGEEAKAEGEGDLEMNDGDEATREGRDEASRERRDSVAKAEGNGKQRYTYPSKSNDEKWIENLDLRTRALIEDDVDVVEYGGRDIEDETKRLTAPSIKQEEQDKYRCKACSKLFRAPEYVIKHVVSKHPETVKDKLDDLAVFNAFVLDPQHIHPSSTTPAAIDDQLPLSSGVLPAFNPTKATQAMFNQAANQPGFNMAMQQQMMMMMHMQMMMQQGGGAGGGAGPSGGPAGPSPSGSKGQTRDAPLGALPPAPPGGEDPRARKGRLSYRDLDEAAGGGDGGLPY; this is encoded by the exons ATGTCGGGACACGCTTCACTGCCATCAAAGCCGGTTGATGCGCCTCCGTCTCGCTCGCCAGAGCGCGGACACGACGACTCTCGCCCCGGCTTCTCGAGAAGTGGCTTCGCACCAGTGGCTCATCGCCACGAAGACGTGGCGACCTACTATGAGAACGCCCCACCTCAACCCAGTCGCGGCTACGAGACCACTCCTGACCGTTGGGATTCGAGACGCGAAGTTGAGGACCGCTGGGACGGTGACTATG ACCGTAAGCGTCGCCGGTCGCCATCTCCGTCGTACTCGCACCAGCGCCCACGGAAGCGCTCACCGTCACCTTCGCGGCCGCACCAGTCGCACGCGTTGCCAGACCCAGCCAGCATCGACTCGCTGTTGACATTCCGCCAGTTCGCCGAGTGGTTCCGTGCATCGCACCCCCAGACTGCGCGTTCGGATGACGAGGACCTCCGCCGCATTCGCAACGACGTCGAGAGCGGCCTCTTACCAGAGTCGGTCCTGATTGAGAAGCATGGAATGGCCAAGCGCTACGAGCGATACAGGAAGGAGTACACGTCGAGGCAG ctcTTCACAATCTACTTGACACATCGTGACGAATCATGGTTCAAGGAGCGCTACTCGCCCTCATCAGAGTCGGGGGcactgcgccgccgtgtcaACCGTCAGGGTCGAGTGCCCGCCGTGCAGCAGTACattgacgagctgcgcgagggcaaGTGGGACGACATCAACTTTGACCAGTCTG ACGACACAAGAATTCCGCGCGATGAGCCAGAGGGATTGgaccgcgccctcggcgaggactCGGCGTGGGACCCTTTACGCATTGAGGTGCCGCCCCGCCCTGGACAGGTCTTTGTCAAGACCGTTCCTCCTTCCACCTCGCGTCCGGACCTGGAGGGTGTGTTTGCGGCCCACCCCGGCTTCCAGTGGCTCGCATTGTCAGAGCCTTCTGCGAAGAAGAGCTTCCACCGCGTTGGCTGGGCGCAGTACGAGGACGGTGTGGATGTTGAGGAGGCAGTCAAGGCCATTGACGGTTCAAAG GTCGACAACTTTACATTCCACATGGGTGTCAATGCGACCCCAATCATTGGACGTATTCGTGTGACCCCACCTGTGGCCAACACCTTAtaccgcctcgaggccgacgccgccaacgcccGTGACTTGGCGCGCAGgctggaggacgagctgctcgaggatgCGACTCCTGCACCAGAAGCAGAAGGCGAGGCCGCtgagaaggacgccgagaccaaggacTCGACCCCGGGTATCCGTGAGCGTGGGAGCGACgttgtcgccgacgtcgttgCCAGACTCCTCGCCCGCGACAGCTTGGATGGCGACGAactggacgaggagcagcagctccgCAGGGCCAAGATCACCCTTGACCAGTACCTCGCGTACCTCCGCAACGGACTCAACACGTGCTACTACTGCGTTGTCCCGACTGCATTCCCCGAGGAGCTTCAGCGCAAGTGCGTGGGTCACGTTCGCGCTCAGCCCGAGGAGCCATCAGCCGCGACAGAGGAGAAGACTCGGGGTGATGAGaatggccgcggcgaggaggccaaggccgagggcgagggcgatcTTGAAATGAACGACGGTGACGAGGCGACTCGGGAaggacgcgacgaggcgagccGCGAACGACGCGACTCGGTTGCCAAGGCAGAGGGCAACGGCAAGCAGCGCTACACCTACCCGTCAAAGAGCAACGACGAAAAGTGGATCGAGAACCTCGACCTAAGGACACGCGCCCTCattgaggacgacgtcgatgtcgtcgagtacggcggccgcgacatTGAAGACGAGACCAAGCGCctgaccgcgccgagcatCAAGCAAGAAGAGCAGGACAAGTACCGCTGCAAGGCGTGCTCCAAGCTCTTCCGCGCGCCCGAGTACGTCATCAAGCACGTCGTTTCCAAGCACCCCGAGACCgtcaaggacaagctcgacgacctggccgtGTTCAACGCGTTTGTTCTCGACCCGCAGCATATCCACCCATCAAGCACAACACCTGCTGCCATTGACGACCAGCTTCCGCTGTCGTCCGGCGTCTTGCCGGCCTTCAACCCGACCAAGGCGACGCAGGCCATGTTCAACCAAGCCGCCAACCAGCCCGGCTTCAACATGGCCATGCAACAGCaaatgatgatgatgatgcacATGCAGATGATGATGCAGCAGGGAGGAGGCGCGGGTGGGGGAGCTGGACCCAGCGGCGGACCTGCTGGGCCTTCTCCCTCTGGCTCCAAGGGCCAAACCCGCGACGCCCCCCTGGGTGCTCTTCCTCCTGCTCCccccggcggcgaggaccctcgcgctcgcaaGGGCCGACTCAGCTACCGGGatctcgacgaggcggctggTGGCGGAGACGGTGGTCTCCCGTACTAG
- the Nipsnap gene encoding Protein NipSnap, with protein sequence MLRRALIRTPLQATRHSIVAPSARALHATPLAWEPSKAKGEEAAAPDGEQKAADANRSILGSLFYGSDTAKAEGDITKSQHSKIVGRGKYVHELITHSVIPGHRDAYVEAADKYFAALIDHHSELGNLKVSGSFETIVGDVGNFNHILEYDGYKGYDQALQSHRDSKDLKSKLDAILPHLQSRQHQIISEFSFWPSSPPYNSGYPNGGVFELRTYQLQPGKLLEWEFAWRRGLEARRQFVEPVGAFFSQVGQLHHVMHIWHYPSLQARKETRESAWSIGGWSETVRETARLAQSMSTEIMVPTSWSPLR encoded by the exons atgctCCGCAGGGCTCTCATCAGGACCCCTCTCCAGGCAACTCGCCACTCTATCGTAGCTCCCTCTGCCCGCGCTCTccacgccacgccgctgGCATGGGAACCGTCTAAGGCTAAGGGCGAGGAAGCGGCGGCTCCCGACGGCGAGCAAAAGGCCGCCGATGCCAACCGTTCAATCCTCGGT TCCCTCTTCTACGGTTCCGAcacggccaaggccgagggcgacatCACCAAGAGCCAGCACTCGAAGatcgtcggccgcggcaagTACGTCCACGAGCTCATCACGCACTCGGTTATCCCGGGGCACCGCGATGCGTacgtcgaggctgccgacaAGTACTTTGCCGCCTTGATCGACCACCACTCGGAGCTGGGCAACCTCAAGGTGTCGGGCAGCTTTGAGACCATTGTTGGCGACGTTGGCAACTTTAACCATATCCTCGAGTACGATGGCTACAAGGGCTACGACCAGGCGCTCCAGAGCCACCGTGATAGCAAG GACCTCAAGTCCAAGCTCGATGCCATCCTTCCCCACCTCCAGAGCCGCCAGCACCAGATCATCTCCGAGTTCTCCTTCTGGCCGTCTTCGCCTCCATACAACAGCGGCTACCCCAACGGTGGCGTCTTTGAGCTGCGTACATACCAGCTGCAGCCTGGAAAGCTTCTCGAGTGGGAGTTCGCCTGGCGCAGGGGCCTCGAGGCCCGGCGGCAGTTTGTC GAGCCCGTgggcgccttcttctcgcaGGTCGGCCAGCTGCACCATGTGATGCACATCTGGCACTACCCCAGCCTGCAGGCGCGAAAGGAGACTCGCGAGTCTGCCTGGAGCATTGGTGGCTGGAGTGAGACTGTCAGGGAG ACGGCGAGACTCGCTCAGTCAATGTCAACCGAGATCATGGTTCCGACCAGCTGGAGCCCCCTGCGTTAA
- the rnf10 gene encoding RING finger protein 10: MSSQALQPATAQNRGTQPRRQGNNKSKGNPRGGGNKPGLAMDDGDDPAAWLGFSLPPRSGDHGHSHGPAGPPRRSKRGDAWRGSVLTREKFVNASYRFALKPNEAVSYGAHFADPDIALHWPNILQILVPTFSSYSIAQGYVSTDADEDNGDQGEDASARRQRMEEERQGRSCPICLSKPVAGRMTKCGHIFCFPCILHFIQLSDVPKSASCPICGDTIHEGMLKSVRYLDAETMVKAAEGEDLPDETASSSASTTATDCEIAREARLIDSEPATRSGSHRIHMRLLQRPQMTTMALPPTATWPSDAIPPLTAPWHFLPDVLTYSRFMLASPDYMMGELQRELEELKGEWDMLAGDDLGRSFVKSAKDKVERQIGKVRAELMTELVRHNERESREAWGEAVGGERLERQRRRERERRAREREEREREKAAREQKAKDDAEVPVEFLAATAGANYAGPTVHVPANVTVEPNPMPAKRNKRRPLGGAAPAAPPTPPAQSYYFYQSSLGANVFLNPLDIRILLAHFQSYSLFPAQISFTTTGYDSATVNDDLRRRCKYLSHLPVGTEVVFVEADLSSIVSAETLAQFEQPLKARRNKRRDRTRREDRDKRRWEEAERAKRPAEMHTVASALAPPTSPGAVTDRDLALALAASMDTTLSRSPELGTSPVAAGSFAWAVHSRTTASAPQTRTDRDNMRIVEEALAFDQLDEAEPATGGGKKKKGGKKAKKIVLGGAGRQA, encoded by the exons ATGTCTTCGCAAGCTCTCCAGCCAGCGACTGCACAGAACCGCGGCAcccagccgcgccgccaggGCAACAACAAGTCAAAGGGCAACCCGCGCGGTGGTGGGAACAAGCCCGGACTCGCcatggacgacggcgacgacccgGCCGCTTGGCTCGGTTTCTCGCTGCCCCCGCGCTCTGGCGACCACGGGCACAGCCACGGCCCCGCcggccctccgcgccgcagcaagcgcggcgacgcgtggCGCGGCTCGGTGCTCACCCGCGAGAAGTTTGTCAACGCCAGCTACCGGTTCGCCCTCAAGCCCAACGAGGCCGTCAGCTACGGCGCGCACTTTGCCGACCCGGACATTGCGCTTCACTGGCCGAACATTCTGCAGATTCTGGTGCCTACATTCTCGAGCTACTCGATCGCGCAGGGCTATGTCTCGaccgacgcggacgaggacaacggcgaccagggcgaggacgcgagTGCAAGGCGCCAGAGGATGGAGGAAGAGCGGCAAGGCAGATCGTGCCCCATCTGCTTGAGCAAGCCTGTTGCTGGACGCATGACCAAGTGTGGACAC ATCTTCTGCTTCCCGTGCATTCTCCACTTTATCCAGCTGTCGGACGTGCccaagtcggcgtcgtgccccATTTGCGGCGACACGATTCACGAGGGCATGCTCAAGAGCGTGCGATACTTGGACGCCGAGACGATggtcaaggcggccgagggcgaggacctgCCGGATGAGactgcgagctcgtcggcgtcgaccacgGCGACCGACTGCGAGATTGCGCGAGAGGCGCGGTTGATCGACAGCGagccggcgacgcgctcggggAGCCACCGCATCCACATGCGTCTGCTTCAGCGGCCGCAGATGACGACCATGGCTCTcccgccgacagcgactTGGCCGTCCGACGCCATCCCGCCTCTCACCGCGCCTTGGCACTTCCTCCCTGACGTGCTCACATACTCGCGCTTCAtgctcgcgtcgcccgaCTATATGAtgggcgagctgcagcgggagctggaggagctcaagggcgagtgggatatgctcgcgggcgacgaccttggccgcTCTTTCGTCAAGAgcgccaaggacaaggtcgagcGACAGATCGGCAAGGTCAGGGCTGAGCTCATGACGGAGCTTGTTCGACACAACGAACGCGAGTCTCGCGAGGCGTggggcgaggccgtcggtGGCGAGAGGCTGGAACGCCAGCGACGTCGCGAGCGGGAGCGCAGGGCGAGGGAGCGTGAGGAGCGGGAGAGGGAGAAGGCAGCGAGGGAgcagaaggccaaggacgacgccgaagTTCCGGTCGAGTTCCTCGCGGCGACAGCCGGAGCAAACTACGCCGGCCCGACGGTACATGTTCCCGCCAACGTTACTGTTGAGCCCAACCCCATGCCGGCCAAGCGCAACAAACGGAGGCCTCTAGGTGGTGCGGCGCCTGCCGCTCCGCCAACACCACCGGCGCAGTCCTACTATTTCTACCAGTCGTCTCTCGGCGCCAACGTCTTCCTCAACCCCCTCGACATTCGCATTCTCCTCGCCCACTTCCAATCCTACTCGCTCTTCCCGGCGCAGATCTCGTTCACAACGACGGGCTACGACTCGGCCACAGTCAACGACGACCTCCGCAGGCGGTGCAAGTATCTCTCGCACCTGCCTGTCGGAACCGAAGTCGTGtttgtcgaggccgacctctCCAGCATTGTTTCAGCCGAGACGCTTGCTCAGTTCGAGCAGCCACTCAAGGCTCGTCGCAACAAACGTCGCGACCGCACGCGTCGGGAGGACCGCGACAAGCGGCGCTGGGAGGAAGCCGAGCGTGCCAAGCGCCCTGCAGAGATGCACAcagtggcgtcggcgctcgccccgcctaCGTCTCCCGGGGCAGTCACCGACCGCGATCTGGCCCTTGCACTCGCCGCGTCCATGGACACGACCTTGTCGCGATCGCCGGAACTCGGCACGTCGCCCGTTGCAGCCGGCTCGTTTGCGTGGGCTGTGCACTCGCGCACAActgccagcgcgccgcaaACACGCACCGACCGGGACAATATGCGGATAGTCGAGGAGGCGTTGGCGTttgaccagctcgacgaggccgagcccgctaccggcggcggcaagaagaagaagggcggcaagaaggccaagaagatTGTTCTTGGTGGCGCTGGACGGCAGGCGTAG
- the gst3_1 gene encoding Glutathione S-transferase 3 produces the protein MAAPRIIVHHLAFTRSQRVIWALEELGLKYEIKVHHFARGGMPPGIFALNPVGKAPVVEIDGKVMVESGAILHYLLTNYAKPGSGIEQTPSQESYFWALFSEGTLMFQVQPGRFVGFTAAYLLKSGGLNEDEKKGVQALNGAWQASVSKTIKAALGVVEKGLVEHESNGGFFSGNANIGEGDFMMAYPLIDISTMKGAPYTIGPATRTYLGRVTSRPAFIAAAKRIREEEKANPRPSSGKL, from the exons ATGGCAGCCCCCAGGATCATCGTGCACCACCTCGCGTTCACGCGGTCGCAGCGCGTCATCTGGGCGCTTGAG GAACTCGGCCTCAAGTACGAGATCAAGGTACACCActttgcgcgcggcggcatgccGCCGGGCATCTTTGCGCTCAACCCGGTCGGCAAG GCCCCCGTTGTCGAGatcgacggcaaggtcatGGTCGAGTCCGGCGCGATCCTGCACTACCTCCTGACCAACTACGCCAAGCCCGGGTCGGGCATCGAGCAGACGCCGTCGCAGGAGTCCTACTTCTGGGCGCTGTTCTCGGAGGGCACGCTCATGTTCCAGGTACAGCCGGGGCGCTTTGTGGGCTTCACGGCCGCGTACCTCCTCAAGAGCGGCGGGCTgaacgaggacgagaagaagggcgtCCAGGCGCTCAACGGCGCGTGGCAGGCCTCCGTGTCCAAGACCATCAAGGcggctctcggcgtcgtggagAAGGGCCTGGTCGAGCACGAGAGCAACGGCGGCTTCTTCTCGGGCAACGCCAACATTGGCGAGGGTGAC TTTATGATGGCCTACCCCCTCATCGATATCTCGACGATGAAGGGCGCGCCGTACACCATCGGTCCGGCGACCCGTACGTATCTCGGCCGCGTGACCTCCCGCCCCGCGTTcatcgccgcggccaagaggatccgagaggaggagaaggcgaaCCCGCGCCCGTCCAGTGGCAAGCTGTAG
- the adal gene encoding Adenosine deaminase-like protein, giving the protein MRESDDNSSDALSSPTLPPPSSLLPSPSPSMRRGSVSAVSAPVPPETRAPDPAFCLRLPKVELHAHLNGSITADTLQAIWDMRRSRGDELGVAPPAAALKDPSHAQGIDSCVSRAHVLADATPSFFAHFGAFVYRIVNTPDALATATRAVLLNFLSDGVAYLELRTTPRALPDTTAEEAVRIVLREIVAWNASDGASMPTRLILSIDRARHDTGAAMEIAELALRLRDEGLPVVGVDLCGDPAAPCDLRSLAPAFKRARDGGLGVVLHFAETPGSSTDAELDELLSWEPRRLGHAIHVPVPLRERILDAGIAPELCLSCNVLAGMLPPVVKDGVERAPGIVDHHFGWWWDKGGPLSLGTDDVGVFQATSTDEHVHAATHFALSRKDMVDLSRRAISAALGSDEDKQRVQGLLDSFCRDEGWGRRVSR; this is encoded by the exons aTGCGTGAGAGCGATGATAACAGCAGCgacgccttgtcgtcgcccactctgccgccgccgtcgtcgctgctgccctcCCCATCTCCGAGCATGCGCCGCGGTAGCGTGAGCGCCGTGAGCGCCCCCGTGCCGCCcgagacgcgcgcgccggacCCCGCCTTCTGTCTCCGCCTgcccaaggtcgag CTCCACGCCCACCTCAATGGCTCCATcacggccgacacgctccAGGCCATCTGGGACATgcggcggtcgcgcggcgacgagctcggcgtcgcgccgcccgctgccgcgcTCAAAGACCCATCGCATGCGCAAGGCATAGACTCGTGCGTGTCGCGTGCCCATGTcctcgctgacgccacgcccagctTCTTCGCCCACTTCGGCGCCTTTGTTTACCGTATCGTCAACACGCCCGACGCACTGGCAACAgccacgcgcgccgtgctcctcAACTTCTTGTCCGACGGCGTTGCGTATCTCGAGCTGCggaccacgccgcgcgcgctgcccgacACGACGGCGGAAGAGGCAGTGCGCATCGTGCTGCGCGAGATTGTCGCCTGGAACGCGTCGGACGGGGCAAGCATGCCCACGCGCCTGATCCTGTCCATCGACCGCGCACGGCACGACACCGGCGCCGCGATGGAgattgccgagctcgcgctgcggctgcgcgacgagggcctgcccgtcgtcggggtcgacctGTGcggcgaccccgccgcgccgtgcgacctgcgctcgctcgcgccggcgttcaagcgcgcgcgggacggcggactcggcgtcgtgctccaCTTTGCCGAGACGCCTGGGTCgagcaccgacgccgagctcgacgagctgctcagCTGGGAGCCGCGCAGGCTAGGTCACGCGATACACGTGCCCGtgccgctgcgcgagcgcatcctcgacgccgggATTGCCCCAGAGCTCTGCCTCTCGTGTAACGTGCTCGCGGGCATGCTCCCGCCCGTGGTGAAAgacggggtcgagcgcgcgcctGGTATCGTCGACCACCACTTTGGCTGGTGGTGGGATAAAGGCGGCCCGTTGTCTCTCGGCACTGACGATGTCGGCGTCTTCCAGGCCACCTCGACAGACGAGCACGTGCACGCCGCGACGCATTTTGCGCTCTCGCGCAAAGACATGGTGGACCTGAGTCGGCGGGCGATTAGCGCCGCGCTGGgtagcgacgaggacaagcagAGGGTGCAGGGCTTGTTGGATTCCTTCTGCCGCGAcgaggggtgggggcggcgcgtgtcAAGGTAG
- the Tmem14a gene encoding Transmembrane protein 14A, giving the protein MAASNDIIGYVYAALVITGGLIGFIKRGSTMSLVAGGSTGLLAGYGALRASRNPKDVYVALSVAVLLTVLMGSRFARSGKFMPAGLVAALSLAQTLRYGARLRA; this is encoded by the exons ATGGCAGCATCAAACGACATTATCG GTTACGTctacgccgcgctcgtcatcACCGGCGGCCTCATCGGCTTCATCAAGCGCGGCTCGACCATGAGCCTCGTTGCGGGCGGCTCGACggggctgctggctggctacGGCGCTTTG CGCGCAAGCCGCAACCCCAAGGACGTCTACGTCGCCCTCA gcgtcgctgtcctcctcACCGTGCTCATGGGCAGCCGGTTCGCGCGCTCGGGCAAGTTCATGCCCGCTGGACTGG TTGCG GCTCTGTCGCTCGCCCAGACGCTCCGCTACGGCGCGCGTCTGCGTGCATGA
- the EFM7_0 gene encoding Protein N-terminal and lysine N-methyltransferase EFM7, whose amino-acid sequence MDAPLPAPATKHVGALQHPLPRSDVVLTLQQRTATADGKKDTGTTGTTLWLGGQVLAAYLASLPPPARGTAAVELGAGVGFLALSLAASGYDVLATDVEPVLSTVLAPNVDTGARQLPRGAGSATAALIDWVAVADAVRAGTPPFASLSPAAAEHIARADVVVTTDTLYAPYLIQPLWATLKAICGPRDKPPAVYLCLERRDPRLVDAGLDAGREAGFEIRRVAHGRVAKALDRAGWRWAPDDWAGVEVWRAKWKAAAADAGEA is encoded by the coding sequence ATGGACGCTCCGCTCCCCGCCCCGGCAACCaagcacgtcggcgcgctgcagcaCCCCTTGCCGCGcagcgacgtcgtcctcacgctgcagcagcgcacggcgacggccgacggcaagaaggacacggggacgacgggcacgacgctctggctcggcggccaggTGCTCGCAGCGTATctcgcctcgctgcccccgccggcgcggggcacggccgcggtcgagctcggcgccggcgtcggcttctTGGCGCTCTCGCTTGCCGCGAGCGGGTacgacgtgctcgcgacCGATGTCGAGCCTGTGCTGAGCACGGTCCTCGCGCCCAACGTTGACACgggcgcgcgccagctcccccggggggcaggcagcgccACAGCGGCGCTGATCGACTGGGTCGCTGTTGCGGACGCTGTacgcgccggcacgccgccgttTGCCAGCTTGAGCCCCGCAGCGGCAGAGCAcattgcgcgcgccgacgtcgtcgtgacGACCGACACCCTGTACGCGCCGTACCTCATCCAGCCGCTATGGGCGACGCTCAAGGCGATCTGTGGGCCGAGAGACAAGCCGCCCGCAGTGTACCTctgcctcgagcgccgcgacccgcgcctcgtcgacgccggcctcgacgcgggcAGAGAAGCCGGCTTCGAGAtccgtcgcgtcgcgcacggccgcgTAGCCAAGGCGCTCGATCGCGCCGGGTGGAGATGGGCTCCTGACGActgggccggcgtcgaggtgtgGCGCGCAAAATGGAAAGCCGCGGCAGCGGACGCAGGCGAGGCGTAG